In Candidatus Paceibacterota bacterium, the following are encoded in one genomic region:
- a CDS encoding RsmE family RNA methyltransferase, protein MRLHRFYIEQKIDDLGIGDELTVSSPALLHQWRNVFRFRPGVEVLLFDGRGFEYRTVFHALEKKGASLEIVDKINKKNERKDGGSEQSEPVVWLFAAVVKKDNFEWIVEKATELGVDGVVPVVSERSEKKSLNEERLKKIVIEASEQSGRVILPEVLTVVSLTEALALVKEKKMQGVAFDPTGENLRNFENKNKINTLNSIPVAVFVGPEGGWTEKELELFKKESFDVVSLGSQILRAETAAIAGIVAISLAGFGGLR, encoded by the coding sequence ATGCGACTTCACAGATTTTACATTGAACAAAAAATAGATGATTTGGGTATAGGGGACGAACTGACAGTCTCTTCTCCGGCCCTGCTACACCAATGGAGGAATGTTTTTCGGTTCAGGCCGGGGGTTGAGGTTTTATTGTTTGACGGAAGGGGTTTTGAGTATCGAACGGTGTTTCACGCTCTGGAGAAAAAAGGGGCTAGCTTGGAAATCGTTGATAAGATTAATAAAAAGAATGAAAGGAAGGACGGAGGGTCTGAACAATCAGAACCAGTGGTTTGGCTTTTTGCTGCAGTCGTCAAAAAAGATAATTTTGAATGGATTGTAGAAAAAGCCACAGAGTTGGGAGTCGATGGGGTTGTACCCGTGGTGAGTGAAAGAAGTGAAAAAAAGTCTTTAAATGAAGAGCGCCTAAAGAAAATTGTCATAGAAGCCAGTGAGCAGTCGGGGAGAGTGATATTGCCAGAAGTTTTGACAGTCGTGTCGCTAACGGAGGCGCTTGCGTTGGTCAAAGAGAAAAAAATGCAAGGGGTGGCTTTTGATCCGACTGGGGAAAATCTGAGGAATTTTGAAAATAAAAATAAAATCAACACACTAAATAGTATCCCAGTGGCCGTGTTTGTTGGCCCAGAAGGCGGCTGGACTGAAAAAGAGCTTGAGCTTTTTAAAAAAGAAAGTTTTGATGTTGTCAGTCTGGGGAGTCAGATTTTGAGGGCCGAAACGGCGGCAATTGCCGGAATCGTAGCAATTTCTTTGGCAGGCTTTGGTGGTTTGAGATAG